A region from the Palaemon carinicauda isolate YSFRI2023 chromosome 16, ASM3689809v2, whole genome shotgun sequence genome encodes:
- the LOC137655316 gene encoding uncharacterized protein, protein MEFIKTNKGGKKLVHDGYIYVIDKQKEEKIYWRCEKRGLCSGRLVSNGEGISVSQEHCHPPDLMRKEVLKVKEELKEKASESEEITSSIVNKCTQNIPWEVAGALPKKESLSRTVKRVRNSRNGDEDLTVTTRGENFLQYSCEELSIYSTSRNLQLLKEKIRWFCDGTFDCAPIGRQLYTIHAMIQENKTLPLVYCITTHKNEKTYDTIFGWLESRNLRPASVSLDFELSAINSVKKFFPNAEICGCFFHFGQCLWRKVQGLGLQAWYSKSENAMLIKKLQAIAFVPPHDVYDCFDTLVSSFDDATDNILDGFLQYFETTWLGVFQRGRRRRPKFEVKLWSCYERTLKGLPRTNNMLEGWHNAFKRRMTIIHPTEEKLLRKLRSEQASTKMVLEQVFQGKDVGRKNKKYTDVNARLKNVVEGYDSDNVLDFLQAIARNL, encoded by the coding sequence atggagtttatcaaaacaaataaaggaGGTAAGAAGCTTGTGCACGATGGATACATTTACGTGATCGATaagcagaaagaagaaaaaatatattggagatgCGAGAAACGGGGACTTTGCAGTGGAAGACTTGttagcaatggtgaagggatatcagTATCTCAAGAACACTGCCATCCTCCAGATTTAATGCGAAAAGAGGTGCTCAAAGTaaaagaagagttgaaagaaaaagcTAGTGAGTCGGAAGAAATTACTTCCTCGATAGTGAACAAATGTACTCAAAATATTCCTTGGGAAGTAGCCGGAGCTTTACCGAAAAAGGAATCACTTTCACGTACTGTGAAGAGAGTACGTAATTCTCGAAACGGTGATGAAGATTTAACTGTTACAACGAGAGGGGAAAACTTTTTACAGTACAGCTGTGAAGAATTGAGTATTTATTCAACATCAAGGAATCTCCaacttcttaaagaaaaaattagatgGTTTTGTGATGGCACTTTCGATTGCGCTCCAATAGGAAGACAGCTCTACACAATTCATGCCATGATACAGGAAAACAAGACTCTTCCTCTCGTGTATTGCATAACAACccataaaaatgaaaagacttatgaCACCATATTCGGCTGGCTTGAAAGTCGTAACTTGCGACCAGCCTCAGTATCACTAGACTTCGAGCTTTCCGCTATCAATAGCGTAAAGAAATTTTTCCCAAACGCTGAAATCTGCGGATGTTTCTTCCATTTTGGACAATGCCTATGGCGAAAGGTGCAAGGACTGGGTTTGCAAGCTTGGTACTCAAAATCTGAAAATGCAATGCTTATAAAAAAACTTCAGGCAATTGCATTTGTGCCACCACATGATGTATATGATTGTTTTGACACTTTGGTATCAAGTTTTGATGACGCAACCGATAACATTTTAGATGGATTCTTGCAATACTTTGAGACTACATGGTTAGGCGTTTTTCAGCGTGGACGAAGGAGACGCCCAAAGTTTGAAGTTAAATTATGGTCATGTTATGAGAGAACACTAAAAGGTTTACCAAGAACAAACAACATGCTTGAGGGCTGGCATAATGCTTTCAAGAGGAGGATGACAATTATCCACCCAACGGAAGAAAAGCTTCTTCGAAAACTCCGTTCTGAACAAGCAAGTACTAAAATGGTACTAGAGCAAGTTTTCCAGGGAAAGGACGTTGggagaaagaacaaaaaatatacagATGTAAACGCCAGGTTGAAAAACGTTGTTGAAGGATATGACTCTGATAATGTACTGGACTTTTTGCAGGCAATAGCTCGGAATTTATAA